The Fusarium oxysporum Fo47 chromosome II, complete sequence genome includes a region encoding these proteins:
- a CDS encoding triose-phosphate transporter family-domain-containing protein produces the protein MAGSNDLEANNRMSRGSEAVDNGFSEKPLNQGTGSRIHASVYIITWIFFSNTTILFNKWLIDTAGFRYPIILTTWHLVFATIATQLLARTTTLLDSRHSLPITRRLYIRTILPIGVLYSASLVFSNIVYLYLSVAFIQMLKSTGPVCTLVASWVWGVAQPDSKTFGNIMLIVAGVAISSFGEIEFSWWGFIFQMCGTIAEAVRVVMIQVMLSAEGLRMDPLVGLYYYAPVCTLMNMVVVLFSEGPRFKWEDAAQAGYGVLLANACLAFFLNVISVFLIGKTSGLVMTLSGILKSILLVAASVVLWGTHISLTQTLGYAVALMGLVLYSIGYEQLLNMWEEAVAWGTGTLNREGEMSPTLRKAIMIGCLGFITVIIAGALWHYHGLSSEHVTRVTSSWFAH, from the exons ATGGCGGGATCAAACGATCTGGAGGCCAACAACAGGATGTCGCGTGGGTCTGAGGCTGTCGACAATGGATTCTCAGAAAAGCCTCTAAACCAGGGAACAGGTTCGAGAATACACGCGTCCGTCTACATAAT AACATGGATTTTCTTTTCCAATACCACgattctcttcaacaagtGGCTAATTGACACTGCTGGATTCC GATATC CTATCATCCTCACAACATGGCATCTTGTCTTTGCAACAATAGCAACGCAACTGCTTGCTCGCACTACTACTCTTCTCGATTCACGTCATTCACTCCCAATCACTCGACGACTCTACATACGGACCATTCTCCCTATCGGCGTCCTCTACTCCGCCTCACTCGTCTTTTCCAACATCGTGTACCTCTACCTGTCTGTTGCTTTTATTCAGATGCTCAAATCTACCGGCCCTGTCTGCACTCTCGTGGCTTCGTGGGTGTGGGGTGTCGCTCAGCCGGATAGTAAGACATTTGGCAACATCATGCTCATTGTTGCTGGTGTCGCCATTTCCAGTTTTGGAGAGATCGAGTTCTCCTGGTGGGGTTTTATCTTTCAGATGTGTGGCACCATTGCCGAAGCCGTGCGTGTTGTCATGATTCAGGTCATGCTCAGTGCCGAGGGTCTCCGTATGGATCCTCTTGTCGGCCTCTACTATTACGCACCTGTTTGTACCCTTATGAACATGGTCGTTGTCTTGTTCAGTGAAGGCCCCCGATTTAAGTGGGAAGATGCAGCTCAAGCCGGTTATGGCGTACTGCTTGCCAATGCTTGCCTTGCATTCTTCTTGAATGTCATCAGTGTCTTCCTT ATCGGTAAAACATCAGGACTTGTCATGACTCTGAGTGGCATTCTTAAGAGCATCCTTCTCGTGGCTGCTTCTGTTGTGCTTTGGGGTACTCACATCTCCCTTACACAAACACTGGGATACGCCGTTGCCCTTATGGGTCTTGTTCTATATTCGATCGGTTACGAACAACTCCTCAACATGTGGGAAGAAGCGGTTGCATGGGGTACCGGTACCCTAAATCGAGAGGGCGAGATGTCTCCTACTTTACGCAAAGCCATCATGATTGGATGTTTGGGTTTCATCACCGTGATAATTGCTGGCGCGTTATGGCACTATCACGGGCTATCTAGCGAGCATGTAACTCGGGTGACCTCGTCCTGGTTTGCCCATTGA